The Chrysemys picta bellii isolate R12L10 chromosome 3, ASM1138683v2, whole genome shotgun sequence DNA window GTGAACTGGTATGTAAGCAATTGTCTTATGCTTTAACTTTGGATTGTTTTTCCTCTGTTGTGTTACCAACAGCAGAGCTCATAACAAATTAAATTGACACAAGTGAGGTCCTATTTTGAGGGACGTTTAGTCAAAAGCCTAAACAAAATCCATTCCCAGAATAGTGGTTAAGTAGCAGTTATTGTCTATTGTGGTTGTGTTATTTGATTCTGAAAACCCGGATGGTTATCATATCGaccaattttttttatattagcaAAATTGTAGTCCAATACTATTTTTAACTCCTTATATCCTATACTTTTGGATGCTTTTGCTAAGGACAGTTACACTATTGAAACTAAAAACCCGAAGAAAGGTGGCCTGGGTATTCAGCTAAGCAGTTTGCTTAACCAAGATTTGCTTTATACCCTATCTTTCTTACAAGGTTCATAGTGTAATTAAACAGATTATTGTAGGCAAGTGGCCAGTTCCTGATGGATTTTCAAGCTTGCAAATTTGTCTGATAAATGCCAAGAATCCTCTCATCCCTCTATGGGTGAGGCGCATGCTTTGTTGACTTTGAAACCTGCCAAAAACAACATTTATTTTGCCTCTTATAGACAAATTTCCTGACATTTGCCAAGGTGCTCTACGGTCTGCGCTGGCTGCTTATTAGTTTCTAGATGGAGTGTAAAGTGTAGATTTTGACCCTTAAATCCCTAAATGGCTTCAGGTCTTCTTACTTGAGGCAATGCCTCTTTCCCTGTGCCATATTACCACAAATAAGTGGAAGCTCTCAAGTTCGATCATCCTTAGTTTAAAAGACAGGGAGCTGTTAGCAAAATGTTCTCTATGTAGGACTGTCAGCTATGGACCAGTTCCCTCTTGGTCTGAGCCCAGACCTGCTCACTGCAGAGCACGCAGCAAGAGCTATTTATCAAGGGAGTTCTTGTGCTGTCCAAGCACAGGCCAAAGTAAAGGCTGGCATAGAAGCTGCAATGCCCCATGAGAATCAATGGAGGCAGGTGATTCAAAGAAACTAACAATAAATACCAGCTAGACACCCATCAATCAATGACTACAAAGCTCCCAACCTTCACTCAAGCCTTGACCTCCATCAAGCCCCTCCCTCTCCAAAAGCCTTGAGGCTTGACTGTGCCCTTGCCTTATGCAAGGGAAGTGCAGGGAAGCAGAGAGGAATAAAGCTGACCTTGGTTGAACTATGTAATGGCTCCCCAGAATCACAGCCCTGTGATCAGGAGCAAAAACAGGTTGCACTTTATCCGCTCCATGGAACAActgtgcagagaggggcagccGTGGAGTACATAAGTGTCTTTttgatatattttatacataaATATGTATAAGCTTGAATATTACTTTGTCCattttcacagagtttaaggtcTGAAGGGGCCACTAGATCACCTAGTTTGACCTCAGtgaaggcacagagaagggaagtgacttgcccagggtcacgcaGCAAATCCGCAGGAGAGCCAGTAATAGAAGCCAGGTCTGCtgcctcccagtccagtgccttatgtGCAGCACCACACATTGCCAGTTcagtaaatgaaattaatatatgATACCCAGCACATCTTCTGGCACAGGGATGCTCAGCATTGGCCTTCAGACTTGTGACAGCAGAAGCTGTGGTCCCCTccctttgttatttttttttaaagtaagtgaaGACAgccctaaataataataataaataaatatacactgACATGAATTGATCCCTATGACTGAAAGGGGAAAGTAACTGGGCTCCATTTCTGCAGCAGAAAGCTGGGAAGACACACATTTGTAACAAAAATGAGTTACTACGTTTGATATGTATTCCAACGCATCATCTCTCCCACCCTCCTTAAAATCCTTAGGCCAGCCCTGTGTATAGCAGTAGGACTCTGGTGAAAAGGAATCAGTTACCATTAGTTTTTGTGCAAGGATGGGCAGCAAACACTTCTTTCAAAGGTGAATCCAAGGTCAGTTCTGGGTGGAAGACAAGAATCCACAGGCTGGAATCTTCTGCTGCTTCTCTGAGCAAGGGAGATGAGCATATCCAACCATCTGCCAGTGAATTCCTGCACCTGAGGCCAGTTTTGGCAAGGCACAGCCTGGGGACATGGTGCATCCTCCAGCATTTTAACCAAGCACAATTCCTGTGAACTATGGAGGGAGCTGCCGGGCTGTGTGTGCAGTGGGAAGGGCTCCCTTTTCCCGTTTGCCCAGCCTTGCGCACTAGTGCACCACAGGGTAGGCATTCGCCCTCAGTATGTGAAGACTTTCAGGATACTTTAGGCTGACAGCACAATGTAAAATGGAAGCTTACTTAGGAtgtatttgtattatttatttaaaacacctCATACTCAACTGGTATACTGACatatagctccactgaagacaatggagctgcactgattttcAGCAGCTGAGCATCTGGACCGCTGTGTTTTCATTCTGGGGGGAAATCAATAGTTCAAACAAAGCTGTTTTGCAACCAAAACAGCAAATTTCTGTTTTGTCTGTCCTTTACTTCTATATATTATAGTGTTATTTAGCAATATAACGTAAAACTTCCTAGATGCAAGTCAATATCACAACTATCAATACTTTAATAAGCCAGAGAGTCATAATTCCAAATTCCATTTTGGAAATCACTTGAAGGTGTTTCAATAAATTATTTCCCCTAGAAACCAAATTTTCCTGACCTGCTGGCAATTATTGCACTAAGGTAGAAAGGGTTAGGCTGGACCAGAGGGATTTGCTATCTTGCACTTCGATCTTGGCAAAGATCTATACTATAAGCAGTTTCTGAGAAATTTCTCAAGAGATGTCAGCTAAGCATGCCAGAGGCTAACCTCTTCTTTTGTGATTTGTGACTTGTATTTGCATGATTTCACACTTAATCCATAGTGTAGACTGTCAAATGGATGTTATAACTCAGAATTAGCAATCTAATGTGTGAAGATTGATTGGAAAAGCCTAGAGATCAATTTAAGGTGACACTCACATGAAAGTTGAAGCTTAATTTTCAGAATGAGTCCAGATATAGCTCAGCAAAGGATAGTTTTAGTCCTATTTTTTCATTAACAAGAAGTATCTTGTCATATTCATAGCTAGCTCTTTGGCCTACTTATGCCCATATATTTACCACTTGTAAAAGGAACATGTATTTTCGCTATCTTACAATTGTTGGGCTTTCATAAGCAATACTACGGTATATTTTAAATATCTCGTGGCTTCAAAGATTAATAAGGCTATCTACAGTCTAAATGATGACAAAGCAAAATTCCTTCCCTTCCTAAACTAAATTTCCCCTTTGATTCCAGTCCTGTAAGAGGATGAGCACCTCCAcaaagccactgggagctgagcatTCAGATGATTGGGTCCCTTCTTCTCCAAATGCACTCACTGCTCAAAAATAGATACAGcaactataaaataaataaataaatcaacctGTATCTACAGTTGTTTTCATTCAAAGTGTTTTATGTTACTTATTATAGTCCAGAATTTATTAGCAACTGCCACAGAGGATATTCcaaaagaggggtgtgtgtgtgtgagtgtgagtgtgagtgtgagagagagagagagagacttttttctTATTTCCACAAGAATCTATGACTTTCTTTTGCAGCTCAAAGGTGTGTGGGGCTTGCAACAACAGAGTTTATATGTAAAGATCAGCTAACGTGTTTCACATTTTCCACCTAATCCTTACGGTCTTATCTGCCACTATCTTCAATATTTGCTAAACTGGGAGTTTAAAAAATTGTGAAGAAGGTTAAAATGATTGATAATCTGCATTCTCATGAGTTTCACCATAGCATCCACGCACTTCAGTTCAAATATAAGGTGAAACATGACAACTACTATGtagaaattgattttttaaatactAGTTGGAAATGTCATTTATCAAATAAAGCAGTGTCTCATAACTCAATGTCCACTTATGCGCCTTGAGTGACAATAGCTTATTAACATCACAGCTCAGAAAGAACGAGCGTTCTCCTGTAGCTTGCTTGGTAGGAGCTTaatgtttattattaaaaaatattctttaaactCATATTTGGAAATTCTTCAATATTTTTATATCAAAAGATGCTCCTCCCTTCCCATTGTTATCTTTGTTATAATCAGTTTGTCTTTAAACTACATGTATTAAAAAAAAGGATCCAAGTTCTATAGTAGCTAtaatcagggccggtgctaccattaaggcaaagtAGGTGGTTGTCTAGGGCACcgagatttgggggcaccaaaaaatggtgcccccaatttttttttttttacagcgttcctgggctgggctgccagcggcgtgctgacatgtgcggctcagactccctctcccagcgcagcggccgctccatgcaattattgaCATTGCCGTTGGGGGTGCCGGCGGCTGGGCAGAGCTCTGCAGCTCCGCTTAGCACTCACGTGGCACGAGCCCGGCGACGGGCGCAACAGCAGGGCTTCGCGCAAGGAAACGGGCAGCTGCCTCCTGCCTCAGCCTCCACAGTCAGCCCCAGTAGGGGGCACGGAGAACAAAAGAGCCTTGGGCGGCAGTCTGGTGGAGGAAGAAAGAGGACCCCAACACCCGTGCGTTGGGCAAGGTAAGCGCTTCCCCACAGCTCGACCTCGGGCGTCTGTGCTCCTGCTCCCCTTGGTCCGTGGCTGGTCCGTgctcctgctctccttgtgcATGATTGGCTGGAGAGGatggcagcctgcagagctgagctgccccagtgcctccctctccctgccccagcctctgtcATGCCCGGTATCTGGGTTTTAAGCCCTGCTGCTGTGTTATGCCTGCAACAGGCAGGCCTAAGCCTGTGAGTGACCCCCATAGCAGCTGCCTGAAGAAGTGCTTTGGGGAATCACGCAGAAGGAGCGTGATATTTGTTTGAGTTCTCTCCTCATGGAGGCTGTGCTCCACTTGGCGCAGGACTGAAGTCTCAGCAGGACTCTAGGCCCAGCACCTCGCCTCGGTTTGTAGACTTGTAGTGCACTCCTGTCACCAGGCTCAGTCTGGCACCGCTACCCCTCACCAGTGCCCaagaagcagtcaaaaaagttgGATGCTCTCgttaggttaggttaggttagtGGTCATGCTGTTGCTTGGCCAGAGTAGAGACCACTGAATGCATAATATTCCTCTATGATGTTCTGTCCTGAACAAAATTGGCATGTTATGAGGTAGTGCCCGTGAGGGACAGGTGTCTGTTTATGTCATCCAGCCATCATGTCTTAGGTCTTCTGGGGGGGGCTTTTCCATCCTGCTTTCATTGGATCAAAGTCAAAGATTATTCTCACAGGGAAGTTAGTAGGCATTTAGAGCAGATGAGCATACCACCACAGAGAGCACTTGGCAACCATTTGAGAGTGTGTGACCTATTTAGTTAGAAAATGGAACTTTTCATTCAAATTGAGTTTGTACCATTTGATGTTTTTAATCATTTGGAGGTGCATGGCTGGTTGGACAGAATAGGTTCTGCAGCATTCCCAGTCAGATTTTGATATGAAGGAAGTAAGTATACGTGACTAAAAAGGGTGTATATCTGATTACAATCAACATTGCTTAATTTTAAGGGAAAGTCATCTTGATCTCTTAATTAATATTTATGTCAAACAGTTGATGAAATTCAAATAGTGCCTTATAGTAAGTGACATGTATTCTCTATCCTTTACTTTTAATAGTGAACAAGAAAAAGAACTGATAggaataaaatttcattttttttcgttttcagttgatgcagcctcatggcagataaaaaaaaattgtctggggCACAATTTCGTAAGCAGAAGGCTGATaagcaaaaagaagaaagaaagaaagaaagttcgTTTCTGAAATATCTCCATCCACTGGCCAGAGATGAAGGTAGTTCAATGCCAAAGGATCAAGCAGAGATGGAGGTGGGGATGAGCGTTTCACAAGTTGAAGAAGAGTTTGAAGAACATAATCTGAATATTGAAGATGAATCAAATGAGACACGCGAAGATCAAAACTTGGAAGACCGTGAAAGCTAAAATGTCACTCGTTTGAATTTGAGCTTTAGTGATCCTGCTACTTGGGCCAAATGCGATGATCAAGTCTGACAAATTCTGGTGGAACATGGGCCGGAACAAGTTCAGCAGTTCGATTTTCCCAAAGATAGTAAGCAAAGAAAATTCTCGACAATTCATTACAAACGTAGACTTGTTAATGGAGAAGAAATGCACCATCAGTGGCTGCAGTATTCCACAACAAGTGATTCTGTCTTTTGCTTCTGCTGCAAGTTGTTTGGCAGTAGTACTATTGGCACATCATCTCTTTCTGAAAAAGGCTCAAGGGATTGGAAAAACATGTCTGCAATTCTTTCATGGCACGAGAAAAGCAGTGAACATTTGGACGAATGTTCAAACATGGAAGGAACTTGAACTGTGATTGAAATACAAGAGAACAATTGATGAAGAACATTTGTGCTTGATTAAGCAAGAAGAAAAGTATTGGCAGCAAATACTAAAACGTCTGATTGCTTTGGTCAGAATTCTTGGTATGCAAAACCTGGCCTTTCGGGGAACACATGAAAAAATGGGAACTTCCTCAAATTTGTTGAATATCTAGCTTTGTTTGACCCGCTTATGGATGAGCATCTTCGCAGGATTAAGGACCAGGAGATGCATGTACAATACTTAGGGAAAGACATACAGAATGAGCTTATTCAGCTTCTATCCAATGCCATCAAACAAAAAATCCTAGCATCTGCTCgtgctgcaaaatacttttcgATCATTCTAGATTGTACACCAGATGCAGGTCACGTTGAACAAATGACCATGATCATTCAATTTGTGGATAGGCCTACTTCAGAGACGGAGAATGAGACTGAATCAGTATGCATAAAGGAACACTTCTTGGGATTTGTGTCGCTTATGGAGACAACTGGAGCTGGTATGACAGAAACTATTCTTCACCAGTTAGAAGAGATGTCATTGCCTATAGAAAACTTGTGTGGTCGAGGCTACGACAATGGGAGCAatatgaaagggaaagaaaatggtgTCCAGCGAAGAATTTGGATATTAATCCACGAGCCTTTTTCATTCCTTGCAGTGCACGTTCATTGAATTTGGTTGTTAATGATGCTGCAAAGTGTTGCTTGGAGGCAACCGCCTTCTTTGATTTAGTTCAACGTATGTGTGTGTATTAGCTTCTACACATCGCTGGGAAGTTCTAACACGCCACGTATCTAATCTCACAGTTAAACCATTGAGTGAAACAAGATGGGAAAGTCAAATCGATGCCTTGAAACCTCTTCGCTATCAGCTTAGTGACATCTATGATGCTCTGATAGACATCTATGAAGACACTACTCTAACACGATCATCTGGCAATATGTCACGAGTTGATGCAAAGGCTCTTACAAAAGCCATTTCTAGTTTTTTGTTTCTCTTGTTTTGTGGTATGACATATTGTTTGAGATCAACATGACTAGCAAACAACATCAGGCAAAAGAATTCGACATATGTGATGCCATTAATCAACTTGGAGAAACGAAGAAGTTTCTTGTGGGCTGCAGAAGTGACGCAGCCTTTGAGAAAACATTGGTAGATGCAGGTGAACTTGCGGAGGAGTTTGATGTACCGACACTTTTTGAACCAGATCCAATCCATATTAGAAAGAAGAGGAAGCAGTTCACATATGAAGCAGATGACAAACCTATTTATAATCcgaaagaaaaattcaaaatgaacttttACTTTGCAGTCAATGACACAGCAATACATTCAGTTGAAGAAAGATTCACATTGATGCAGCAAATTAGTTCAGTATTTGGCTTCATATATGATGTTCACAGTTTGCAAAATAAAACACCAAAGCAAATTATGGAACATTGTTTGAATCTGGAGCAAGCTTTGCAACATGGTGAATCCAAAGATATTGATGCCTTTGACTTGTGCAGCGAATTGCACGCTATTGCAAGATGAGTCCAAAGGAGTTGATCACCGCAAGATGTATTGAACTTCATATGGGAAAATAAGCTGACAGATAGTGTCCCTAACACAGTTATTGCTCTTCACATCCTCTTGACTCTCCCAGTTTCTGTGGCCAGTGGTGAGCGAAGCTTCTCGAAGCTCAAGTTGATAAAAACATACATGCGAACATCTATGTTGCAATAAAGACTTGTTGGGCTATCTATCTTGTCAATAGAACATGACATTGCTCACAGCATTGACTTGGAGGAACTTGTTTCTAAATTTGCTAAACTTAAAGTGCGGAAACATAAATTCTAAATTATAACATGTTATTCTGTGACagtgtattgtgtataatgtatgtgatttattttgtggcggggggcgcaaggtggaagtttcgcctagggtgcaaaatatccttgcaccggccctggctataATGGCAAGGAACAGATGTAATTCATATGAAtcaggaaagaaaacaaagtcTATCTTTGTTGTGATCTACTGATTATTTaacaggactgggaatcaggactcaaGGGTCTCAGCCCTAGACAAAAGATTTTGCTAAACTGGGATTAACACTAAACTTGTATCAATAATATAAGGAAAATAATCCAAACCTTTCAGATCAATAGATGAGCCAGAGCTACGAAATTCAGATCCAGAGTTTGAAAACTCCCAAATGGCAGGAGTGTTTGGTTCCAGAGTTTTGGTTTAGCCAGTCGTAGAGAATGGAACCATCCATTATAGTTTGAATCTGTGATCTAGCACCCCTCCCCTACAAAAGTTCAGTGATGCTCAGATCAAATGGCCTGGCTTGGACCTATCTCTAATTAGAGTTAtaacttctttaaaaataaaacatttgaaatccaaaaACACTCTAAGTTAAGATCGCCCTAAAACGAGTAAAGGCCTGAACATTGGAAATGCAGAGTTATgcggccagatcctcagctggtgtaaattggcctagTTGCATTGACTTATTTGGTgctgcaccaatttacaccagctgagcctCTGGCCCATTTCTCAAAAAGGAGTAATTCTATCTCTTCACCCCTTCACTCTGCACACCACTGGTCCTAGCCTGTCTTTCATGTTTTGTCAAATGACATACCCTTGGCTCTGAATCT harbors:
- the LOC101932202 gene encoding LOW QUALITY PROTEIN: uncharacterized protein LOC101932202 (The sequence of the model RefSeq protein was modified relative to this genomic sequence to represent the inferred CDS: inserted 1 base in 1 codon; substituted 1 base at 1 genomic stop codon), encoding NGNFLKFVEYLALFDPLMDEHLRRIKDQEMHVQYLGKDIQNELIQLLSNAIKQKILASARAAKYFSIILDCTPDAGHVEQMTMIIQFVDRPTSETENETESVCIKEHFLGFVSLMETTGAGMTETILHQLEEMSLPIENLCGRGYDNGSNMKGKENGLSDIYDALIDIYEDTTLTRSSGNMSRVDAKALTKXHFXFFVSLVLWYDILFEINMTSKQHQAKEFDICDAINQLGETKKFLVGCRSDAAFEKTLVDAGELAEEFDVPTLFEPDPIHIRKKRKQFTYEADDKPIYNPKEKFKMNFYFAVNDTAIHSVEERFTLMQQISSVFGFIYDVHSLQNKTPKQIMEHCLNLEQALQHGESKDIDAFDLCSELHAIAR